Below is a window of Perca fluviatilis chromosome 14, GENO_Pfluv_1.0, whole genome shotgun sequence DNA.
ctaaaggtctggtcCTAGAACTGCCCCTGTTAGgagctgagcccccctaaaggtctggtcCTAGAACTGCCCCTGTTAGgagctgagcccccctaaaggtctggtcCTAGAACTGGCTCTGTTAGGGGCTGAGCCCTAAAGGTCTGGTCCTAGAACTGGCCTCTGTTAGgagctgagcccccctaaaggtctggtcCTAGAACTGCCCCtgttaggggctgagcccccctaaaggtctggtcCTAGAACTGGCTCttttaggggctgagccccctaaaggtcaaaaaaaaaaaaaaatttaaaaaaaaaaaaaaaagtaaaaaaaaaccccTTGGGGGGGCCCCCAAAAGGTGTGTCAAAACCGCCCCTGTtgttaggggctgagcccccctaaaggtctggtcCTAGAACTGGCTAtgttaggggctgagcccctcTAAAGGTCTGGTCCTAGAACTGGCTTtgttaggggctgagcccctcTAAAGGTCTGGTCCTAGAACTGCCCCtgttaggggctgagcccccctaaaggtctggtcCTAGAACTGCCCCTGATCTAGGTTCTGCCTGGTTTTCACTGTTTGATAAACCATAATGTTTCAGATAGATGTCATTGAAAGGCGATCGTATATCCCTTAAATAACCTGGTGATAGTTATGTTAGGAcattaacgtggtttaatggaCCTAAACAACCATCAATCATCACCaatctctctcatattgctcctcgtAACCACTGACAACTGTCAAAACATCTAGCCCATCCGATcaggaaaaagcttaatgttTCCTTACAATAggctaaccctaatcctaacccaATAGGCTGTAAGGAGGCAGAAACTCTTAATGTctgataacgtccataataatggGACTTTGGGTTAGGTGTTTTGACAGTTGTCAGTGGTTATGAGGtgcaatatgagagagagattaggtgatgattgatcgttgtttaggtacattaaaccgcgttaagctttttcacgttaagagTTTTCTAATGTCCCGTTACGTCAGGTTTGGTGGGAGAGTGTAGTTCAGCGGTGGGACAGCGACTATGTTCTGGATGAATGGGCGAGTAGTCTGGTCTCTATAGttccccaaagcccaagatgttgtccctaaatgtcttgttttgtccacaactcaaagatattcagtttagtCGACAACTTATGAACTAATCCAATCATCTTTCTTCTCTCTACTAATAtagatttattttacatttacatatggTGACTTTTAAATGTCCGTATGGTTAAATAAATAGAACACAATTCATGTACAGCTTGTTAAGTGTTTGTTGTGGGAGAGGACTATTTAATGCTGTTCAGGAAGACCAGAGACTAATGGAGGCCAAATGCTTAATACAGTCATTATCAGGTTGTAACGGTATGTGTATTCCTCCCCTATAACTCGTTGGTTCCAGCATCACTATGGTCTATATCTAGTTactagtggcggcgccctctagtggccgtagtagttctgacagGAGCACAGCAGAAGGTAAGGTGAGGACGTATAAGAGCACCAAATGTCCTGGTAAGGAGATAGTTTTAATTTATATGTACCTCTGCTCAGATCCTCCTTCCCAGTCCGAACCCTAACCCTGAACCATTACACCCCACCAGTCATTAGTACGGTCCATCAGAAGTGGACATGTCCAGAGTGTGGATTGGGCTGCAGGTTCCGGTCCAGCTGCCTGCTGACCGAGTAGTGTTGGGCCAAAGACTCGTCCGTCCACTCGGTTCTGGACAGCAGCTGGTCCATGTGAGGCCCCAGAGTCCTGTGTGGGAGTTGGTATGGACTGAGACCGGGCTCCCGCTCCAGTAGGGACTGTCCCGGGGCTCGATGTGGCCCCTCAGAACCATAATGTGGACCCGTCAGTACAGAAGTGTCCCGATGCTCGCCCATTGGATACAGCTGCTTTTTATGGATCTGAATTTGGTCCTGGTGTGCTATTCTCGCATGGCACAGCTGCTTTTTCTGAACTTCAAGATCCATCTGGGTATGGTACTGCTGTTTCTTCTGATTCTGAATGTTGTCCTGGTCCTGAAGGTCCATCTGGGTATGGTACTGCAGTTTCTTGAGATTCTGAATGTTGTCCTGGTCCTGGAGGTCCATCTGGGTATGGTGCTGCTGTTTCTTCTGATTCTGAATGTTGTCCTGGTCCTGAAGGTCCATCTGGGTATGGTACTGCTGTTTCTTCTGATTTTGAATGTTGTCAAGGTCCTGGAGGTCCATCTGGGTATGGTACTGCTGTTTCTTCTGATTCTGAATGTTGTCCTGGTCCTGGTGGTCCATCTGGGTATTCTTCTGGTTGTGGTCCGTGCCGTGTTGGTCTACCTGAGCCTGGTACTGCTTCTTGTGATTTTGGATTTGCTCTTGTTGTTCCTGGTTGTCTTGAAGGTCCATCTGGGCGTGGAACTGCTGCTTCTTTTGGCTCTGGATCTGGTTGTGGACCTGGTTCTTGATGTCCTTCCAGTGTCGTCCTCTGAGGACCGGTTCCAGGTCCAGACAGCGCTGACAGATCTCCTTCCCTGGCACCGACTGGACCAGAACGTGGACTCCCAACTGTCTCCAGACTGCCTCCTTCTCTGCAGACGACCAGGGCCGACGTCGGACCTTCCTCGGAGCAACGGGGACTGAAAGACAGATGGAAAAGTTGGACTTCACGAACACGTACAGACTTCCCAAACATGTACAGACTTCACGAACACGTACAGACTTCACTAACACGTACAGACTTCACGAACACGTACAGACTTCACGAACATGTACAGACTTCACTAACACGTACAGACTTCACAAACATGTACAGACTTCACTAACACGTACAGACTTCACGAACACGTACAGACTTCACTAACACGTACAGACTTCCCAAACACGTACAGACTTCACAAACACGTACAGACTTCACGAACACGTACAGACTTCACTAACACGTACAGACTTCACGAACACGTACAGACTTCACAAACACGTACAGACTTCACGAACACGTACAGACTTCACTAACACGTACAGACTTCACTAACATGTACAGACTTCCCGAACACGTACAGACTTCCCAAACATGTACAGACTTCACTAACACGTACAGACTTCACTAACACGTACAGACTTCACAAACACGTACAGACTTCACTAACACGTACAGACTTCACTAACACGTACAGACTTCACTAACATGTACAGACTTCCCAAACACGTACAGACTTCCCAAACATGTACAGACTTCACTAACATGTACAGACTTCACTAACACGTACAGACTTCCCAAACATGTACAGACTTCACTAACACGTACAGACTTCACTAACATGTACAGACTTCACTAACACGTACAGACTTCACTAACATGTACAGACTTCACTAACATGTACAGACTTCACTAACATGTACAGACTTCACTAACATGTACAGACTTCACTAACACGTACAGACTTCACCTCCAACATGTACAGACTTCCCAAACATGTACAGACTTCACTAACACGTACAGACTTCACTAACACGCATAGACTTCACTAACATGTACAGACTTCACTAACATGTACAGACTTCCCCACTAATGTACAGATACCTTCACTCAACACGCACAGACTTCACTAACACGTACAGACTTCACTAACACGTACAGACTTCACTAACACGTACAGACTTCACTAACACGTACAGACTTCACTAACACGTACAGACTTCACTAACACGTACAGACTTCACTAACACGTACAGACTTCCCAAACATGTACAGACTTCACTAACACGTACAGACTTCACTAACACGTACAGACTTCACTAACACGTACAGACTTCACTAACATGTACAGACTTCCCAAACATGTACAGACTTCACTAACATGTACAGACTTCACTAACACGTACAGACTTCACTAACATGTACAGACTTCACTAACATGTACAGACTTCACTAACACGTACAGACTTCCCAAACATGTACAGACTTCACTAACATGTACAGACTTCACTAACATGTACAGACTTCACTAACACGTACAGACTTCACTAACACGTACAGACTTCACTAACATGTACAGACTTCACTAACATGTACAGACTTCACTAACATGTACAGACTTCACTAACACGTACAGACTTCACTAACATGTACAGACTTCACTAACATGTACAGACTTCACTAACACGTACAGACTTCCCAAACACGTACAGACTTCACTAACACGTACAGACTTCCCAAACATGTACAGACTTCACTAACACGTACAGACTTCACTAACATGTACAGACTTCCACTAACATGTACAGATCTCCAACACGCACAGACTTCCCAAACATGTACAGACTTCACTAACATGTACAGACTTCACTAACATCCAAGACTTCACTAACACGTCAAGACTCCCAAACACGTACAGACTTCACTAACACGTACAGACTTCACTAACATGTACAGACTTCCCAAACATGTACAGACTTCACTAACATGTACAGACTTCACTAACACGTACAGACTTCACTAACATGTACAGACTTCACTAACACGTACAGACTTCCCGAACATATATTAGTAATTAGTGGTGTCAtgatttttaattgaaaattgaacaaatgatcttttaATTTCTACTATTGAAATCAGAAAAAGGATCGGTGATTCCCTcagtgttttttctctctccaacgTCAGACGCATCTTAACTTAccagctggtagcatgcagctaaagacacaggttaATGTTAGCTTAGCTGTAGCCTGGAGCTGCACTTGTCCAGACACCATGGCCATTGCCGAAGAAACGACAGAAAATCCTCCTACTTCCTTGAAGTCAccgtgtggcaacattttgtctTCCCGTGCCAAGCGTGGGTGAGTTATGAAAACTAGCAACGAAGGTAAAGCATGTGTGCTCCGACGGGTCTCCATGGTGCATTGATGTACACTTTGTTAAACTAATGGTGCATTCATGTGCACCCTGTAAAGTCTGAGAGaactcaaactgttgttgtaaATATATAACTTCTGCCATCTCGTGGCTCTTACTGTGGCATTGTCGTCACTGCTGAAAAGTTTGAATCGAACGTCAAATTGAATTGTGACTCCCCTATTAGTAATGGATTGATGGCGAGCTGAATCTACGAGGACCCACCTGTGATCGGGGTCTGCAGTCTGGACTCTATTTGAATCATGGAGGTCAGTGGTCGATTACTGCTCTGTGCTGGAACTACAGACGGgtagaaagacagaaaacaacGTCAAACAGCACTCAGTCATTTCATACTCTGTGCATACTGTGCATGGACCGGGGTAAAGATCAACGGTTAGAAGTCAGTGGTCAGGACCAGGACTCACCCTCTGGTCTTGGGTCAGACGGCTCTTTACACTTCTCACTTATTGATTGGACCGATCGTTTCTTCAGCTTAGCTTCCTCTACTGAAGTGGCtagaaaaaaatgcaaagcaGTGGGGGGATTGATCATACAACCGTGTGAATCAGTGATAGTAAGTTTACGTATATAACATTTAACCAGACATCCCACATGGTTGACTCAGGGGTTACCTGTGTGGTGGTCGGGGTCCAGCAGCCCCAGGTTGTCCCACTCCCTCCCCAGCAGGTGGTAGAAGTCGGTGGTCTTGGCTGCAGCCTCCCAGTCTCCGTCCTGCAGACTCTCTCCGATGGCTATCTCGCAAACCGTCTTCAGTGTGGTCTTCACGGCCAGCGGAGGGCGACTCCAGCGGTATCCAGAAGCTTTTCTGGCAGCGGCCAGCACCAGGCTGAGGCGGCCCGGAGCCAGAAGGTCCTGCAGGGTCCGAACGCCAGAGTCCAGAGATATAGCAGCAAGGACGAACCTGCCGAGCTCCCGCAGCTTCTGACTGACGTAGTCGTACCTCCTCTGGCTGCCATCTTGGTTCCCCATCAACTTGTTTCCGTATTTACagatcagccaatcagatttgaCCTGGACAGAGCAGGGGAgtcaacacagagacaggtagagagacagacagacaggtagagagtgTACAGACCTGGTGTGAGACGTGGTCCTGGTTCATGCGATGCAGGACTTCGCTGCAGCTCTCAGACGCTCCGCTGGAAATGGGAAGGAGGCGGGACGCTGCAGCCTGGACCCTGCTGCGCTTCCTGGGCAGCTCTGGCCCGCCGGGGTCACAGGTCACATCCTGATCCACACTGGGGTCAGAGGTCACGGGCCGCTTGGTCCCGGTCTGGTGTGCTGTGGTCTTATCTCCCAAGGGGTCAGAAGGTGCACCCTCTGTGGCCCCGTTGTCTGCTGGATCACAGGCCGACTTACCTGTGGGGTCAGTGGTTGTGTCTGCTGTGGAGGTGGGGTCTCTTGAAGGGTCAGTGGTGCAAGGATTAGTGGTTGTGTCTGCTGTGGAAGTGGGGTTCCTTGAGGGGTCAGTGGTTGTGTCTGAAGTGGAGGTGGGGTCCCTCGAGGGGTCAATGGTTGTGTCTGCTGTGGAGGTGGGGTCTCTTGAAGGATCAGTGGTGGAGGTGGGGTCCCTTGAGGGGTCAGTGGTCAGCTTCTTGCGGCAGGACGCCTGATGTTTCCAGAGGTCAGCGCGGAGGAAGAAACCGAGGCAGAGGGGGCAGGGGAGGTAGTTCCTTGCATCCACTTCCTCTGAGGGCTGACGCCACGGGACGATCTCTCCACTGCCCTGTCTGATCACctgggagacagacaggcagagagacaggtggacagacagagagacaggcttGAATATTGTGCAGGTAGTTTCCTCTGCAGGTAAACAGACAGACTGGGGCTCCGTTCTGACCTGGTAGTAAAATCTGATCTGAGTGATCAAAACACAAGGGGACAGCTGTACGTACAGGTAAACCCCTCTCAGTGAGAACAGGTATGTGTCCTGGGTCACATTAAGGACCGCCTACTCAACTATTGTGAGGGGACTATTGCTGTGTTCATCTGGTGTTGGACACATGGGGAAAAGCGCCTGATGTCGGAACAACAACTCTGGAACTCCGGAAAGATTGGTGTCCGACACAATGTTTTATTAACGGTAAGTTTTTgaagtacttgagtaaagaacTGAGAAACCAGTGCTGTGTCTCAAAGCGCCAACTTGCACACTTCATAtacttagttttaagtatatagtgtagacAACACACTGAAAGTACCTGGATGACCCCataaaaacggtcaaaaagttcagtgtggaacgattGACCCTACGTGCACTGGCGCCGTGCACCATCTGGACTACAAAGCGGAAAGGGGAAGGACCAGGTATGTTGACCAGCAGCTGTGGTCAGTGACCTACAGAAGGAAGTGGTCAGAGACCGTTAGTGGACTACAGCAGGAAGTGGTCAGAGACCATTAGTGGGCTACAGCAGTAGTGGTGAGAGACCATTAGCAGTGGACTACAGCAGGAAGTGGTCAGAGACCGTTAGTGACTACAGCAGGAAGTGGTCAGAGACCATTAGCAGTGGGACTACAGCAGGAAGTGGTCAGAGACCGTTAGTGGACTACAGCAGGAAGTGGTCAGAGACCATTAGCAGTGGACTACAGCAGGAAGTGGTCAGAGACCATTAGTGGACTACAGCAGGAAGTGGTCAGAGACCATTAGTGGACTACAGCAGGAAGTGGTCAGAGACCATTAGTGGACTATGGCAGGAAGTGGTCAGAGACCATTAGTGGACTACAGCAGGAAGTGGTCAGAGACCGTTAGTGACCTACAGCAGGAAGTGGTCAGAGACCATTAGTTGACTACAGCAGTAAGTGGTCAGAGACCATTAGTGGACTACAGCAGGAAGTGGTCAGAGACCATTAGTGGGCTACAGCAGGAAGTTGTCAAAGACCATTAGTGGACTACAGCAGGAAGTGGTCAGAGACCATTAGTGGACTACAGCAGGAAGTGGTCAGAGACCATTAGTGGACTACAGAGGTCCGACAGTCTATGGGTCAGACACACATGCGCGCGAGTCACAGGGAGTCACagcgatgccgataaagtggtttcaagtgtggttacagtttttaaaatctTCAGGCAGGCAGCAAGTAAATAACTGAATTTTATAAGTAAATAACAGACTGTTAtaagtaaataacagaatgttctcagtaaataacagaatgttataAGTAAATAACTGAATGTTCTCAGTAAATAACTGAATGTTATAAGTAAATAACTGAATGTTATAAGTAAATAACTGAATGTTCTCagtaaataacaaaatgttctaagtaaataacTGAATGTTCTCagtaaataacaaaatgttctaagtaaatatcAGAATGTTCTCAGTAAATAACTGAATGTTATAAGTAAATAACTGAATGTTATaagtaaataacaaaatgttctcagtaaataacaaaatgttataagtaaataacagaatgttctcagtaaataacaaaatgttataAGTAAATATCAGAATGTTCTCAGTAAATAACtgaatgttctaagtaaataacTGAATGTTCTCagtaaataacaaaatgttctaagtaaatatcAGAATGTTCTCAGTAAATAACTGAATGTTATAAGTAAATAACTGAATGTTATAAGTAAATAACTGAATGTTCTCagtaaataacaaaatgttataagtaaataacagaatgttctcagtaaataacaaaatgttataAGTAAATATCAGAATGTTCTCAGTAAATAACTGAATGTTATAAGTAAATAACTGAATGTTCTCagtaaataacaaaatgttataagtaaataacagaatgttctcagtaaataacaaaatgttctaagtaaataacTGAATGTTCTCAGTAAATAACTGAATGTTATAAGTAAATATCAGAATGTTCTCAGTAAATAACTGAATGTTATAAGTAAATAACAGACTGTTCTCAGTAAATTACTGAATGTTAtaagtaaataacagaatgttataagaaaataacagactgtTCTCAGTAAATTACTGAATGTTAtaagtaaataacagaatgttataagtaaataacagactgttatgagtaaataacagactgttataagtaaataacagaatgttatgagtaaataacagactgttctaagtaaataacagaatgtcaTAAGTAAATAACAGACtgttctaagtaaataacaGACAGACTGTTATAAGTAAATAACAGACTGTTAtgagtaaataacagaatgttataagtaaataacagaatgttatGAGTAAATAACCGACTGTTATAAGTAAATAACAGACTGTTAtaagtaaataacagaatgttataagtaaataacagaatgttataAGTAAATAACAGACTGTTATAAGTAAATAACAGACAGACTGTTAtaagtaaataacagaatgttatgagtaaataacagactgttataagtaaataacagaatgttatgagtaaataacagactgttctaagaaaataacagactgttatgagtaaataacagaatgttataagtaaataacagaatgttataagtaaataacagaatgttataagtaaataacagactgttataagtaaataacagactgttataagtaaataacagaatgttataagtaaataacagaatgttataagtaaataacagactgttatgagtaaataacagaatgttataagtaaataacagaatgttataagtaaataacagaatgttataAGTAAAtgggataaataggtttggaattatttttacaactgaaatattttttttgtaacagacagagggaaagtaccatTGGGTACTAGAACCTTATTTGAGGTACCGGTACCGGTActggtattggttcagatgtgaaaggtacccaaccctgaCTACAGCAGTAAGCAGACTGAGACCCAGACTAAGTGACCTCAGGTCCTTAGGGCTGGGTCTCAGTCTGCTTAGAGTTATTTGAGGTACCGGTACTGGTACTACAGCAGTAAGCAGACTGAGGCTTAGAGTTATTTGAGGTACCAGTACTGGTACTACAGCAGTAAGCAGACTGAGACCCAGACTAAGTGACCTCAGGTCCTTAGGGCTGGGTCTCAGTCTGCTTAGAGTTATTTGAGGTACCGGTACTGGTACTACAGCAGTAAGCAGACTGAGACCCAGACTAAGTGACCTCAGGTCCTTAGGGCTGGGTCTCAGTCTGCTTAGAGTTATTTGAGGTACCGGTACTGGTACTACAGCAGTAAGCAGACTGAGGCTTAGAGTTATTTGAGGTACCGGTACTGGTACTACAGCAGTAAGCAGACTGAGGCTTAGAGTTATTTGAGGTACCGGTACTGGTACTACAGCAGTAAGCAGACTGAGGCTTAGAGTTATTTGAGGTACCGGTACTGGTACTACAGCAGTAAGCAGACTGAGGCTTAGAGTTATTTGAGGTACCGGTACTGGTACTACAGCAGTAAGCAGACTGAGGCTTAGAGTTATTTGAGGTACCGGTACTGGTACTACAGCAGTAAGCAGACTGAGACCCAGACTAAGTGACCTCAGGTCCTTAGGGCTGGGTCTCAGTCTGCTTAGAGTTATTTGAGGTACCGGTACTGGTACTACAGCAGTAAGCAGACTGAGGCTTAGAGTTATTTGAGGTACCGGTACTGGTACTACAGCAGTAAGCAGACTGAGACCCAGACTAAGTGACCTCAGGTCCTTAGAGCTGTCGGTTCCTCCCTCAGGTGGTATTAAAAACGTTACCGGTACCTCGATGTTGTGCATGTAGTTTCCGCGGCAGCGCAGGTGTTCCAGCAGCAGGTGGCGTTGTTTGGAGCCCGTGGGCAGCGCGCTGGCGGCCGCCACTTCCTCTTGGTCGGAGTGTTTCCTCAGCAGGTGGCGAGCGATCTTCACCTGCGGCCGCCGGCAGAACACGCAGTAATGCTTCTTATCCCAGCGCCTCTTCCCATCGCTGTACGTTCGCTTCACCGTCACaccctccttcttctcctcctgaCCACGCCTCTTCTCCTTCTGGCCCCGCCCCTTCTCCTTCTGGCTCCGCCCCTTCTCCTTCTGGCTCCGCCCCTTCTCCTTCTGGCTCCGCCTCTTGGTTCTCTGGCCCCGCCCACTCAGAGCGGCCGAGAAGGCAGCAGCGCGCCGGCGAGGCCGCCGGCCGCCAGGCTTCCTCAGTTCTTCCTCGGGACACGAGGTTTGGCTCGAGGCTTTTGGGTCGGTCCTGTTCGCCATGGCAACCTCAGTGTGGTCCAAGCGGTCTCCACGGTAACGGAGGACCCtgatcagacacacacacacacacacacacacacacacacacacacacacacacacacacacaaaatcaacaAACTGCACCAGATCACAATTAATAGTAAATAGATCGACAATATCAGACTGACATGACATGCTACTAAATGTTATTAGTGCCACGCCAGACTCCATACAAATACCTGGCAATTTAAAGTTTCTCCACTGATGAGCACATAATCTAACATCGTACACAGTTTAAAAGCAGATTATTGAGAGTGTAAACAGCTTCACAGAAGCTAAGtctccatccacttgtcaatcgaattatctgaa
It encodes the following:
- the LOC120573273 gene encoding uncharacterized protein LOC120573273 isoform X1, with the translated sequence MANRTDPKASSQTSCPEEELRKPGGRRPRRRAAAFSAALSGRGQRTKRRSQKEKGRSQKEKGRSQKEKGRGQKEKRRGQEEKKEGVTVKRTYSDGKRRWDKKHYCVFCRRPQVKIARHLLRKHSDQEEVAAASALPTGSKQRHLLLEHLRCRGNYMHNIEVIRQGSGEIVPWRQPSEEVDARNYLPCPLCLGFFLRADLWKHQASCRKKLTTDPSRDPTSTTDPSRDPTSTADTTIDPSRDPTSTSDTTTDPSRNPTSTADTTTNPCTTDPSRDPTSTADTTTDPTGKSACDPADNGATEGAPSDPLGDKTTAHQTGTKRPVTSDPSVDQDVTCDPGGPELPRKRSRVQAAASRLLPISSGASESCSEVLHRMNQDHVSHQVKSDWLICKYGNKLMGNQDGSQRRYDYVSQKLRELGRFVLAAISLDSGVRTLQDLLAPGRLSLVLAAARKASGYRWSRPPLAVKTTLKTVCEIAIGESLQDGDWEAAAKTTDFYHLLGREWDNLGLLDPDHHTATSVEEAKLKKRSVQSISEKCKEPSDPRPEVPAQSSNRPLTSMIQIESRLQTPITVPVAPRKVRRRPWSSAEKEAVWRQLGVHVLVQSVPGKEICQRCLDLEPVLRGRHWKDIKNQVHNQIQSQKKQQFHAQMDLQDNQEQQEQIQNHKKQYQAQVDQHGTDHNQKNTQMDHQDQDNIQNQKKQQYHTQMDLQDLDNIQNQKKQQYHTQMDLQDQDNIQNQKKQQHHTQMDLQDQDNIQNLKKLQYHTQMDLQDQDNIQNQKKQQYHTQMDLEVQKKQLCHARIAHQDQIQIHKKQLYPMGEHRDTSVLTGPHYGSEGPHRAPGQSLLEREPGLSPYQLPHRTLGPHMDQLLSRTEWTDESLAQHYSVSRQLDRNLQPNPHSGHVHF
- the LOC120573273 gene encoding uncharacterized protein LOC120573273 isoform X2 — encoded protein: MANRTDPKASSQTSCPEEELRKPGGRRPRRRAAAFSAALSGRGQRTKRRSQKEKGRSQKEKGRSQKEKGRGQKEKRRGQEEKKEGVTVKRTYSDGKRRWDKKHYCVFCRRPQVKIARHLLRKHSDQEEVAAASALPTGSKQRHLLLEHLRCRGNYMHNIEVIRQGSGEIVPWRQPSEEVDARNYLPCPLCLGFFLRADLWKHQASCRKKLTTDPSRDPTSTTDPSRDPTSTADTTIDPSRDPTSTSDTTTDPSRNPTSTADTTTNPCTTDPSRDPTSTADTTTDPTGKSACDPADNGATEGAPSDPLGDKTTAHQTGTKRPVTSDPSVDQDVTCDPGGPELPRKRSRVQAAASRLLPISSGASESCSEVLHRMNQDHVSHQVKSDWLICKYGNKLMGNQDGSQRRYDYVSQKLRELGRFVLAAISLDSGVRTLQDLLAPGRLSLVLAAARKASGYRWSRPPLAVKTTLKTVCEIAIGESLQDGDWEAAAKTTDFYHLLGREWDNLGLLDPDHHTATSVEEAKLKKRSVQSISEKCKEPSDPRPEVPAQSSNRPLTSMIQIESRLQTPITVPVAPRKVRRRPWSSAEKEAVWRQLGVHVLVQSVPGKEICQRCLDLEPVLRGRHWKDIKNQVHNQIQSQKKQQFHAQMDLQDNQEQQEQIQNHKKQYQAQVDQHGTDHNQKNTQMDHQDQDNIQNQKKQQYHTQMDLEVQKKQLCHARIAHQDQIQIHKKQLYPMGEHRDTSVLTGPHYGSEGPHRAPGQSLLEREPGLSPYQLPHRTLGPHMDQLLSRTEWTDESLAQHYSVSRQLDRNLQPNPHSGHVHF
- the LOC120573273 gene encoding uncharacterized protein LOC120573273 isoform X3, producing the protein MANRTDPKASSQTSCPEEELRKPGGRRPRRRAAAFSAALSGRGQRTKRRSQKEKGRSQKEKGRSQKEKGRGQKEKRRGQEEKKEGVTVKRTYSDGKRRWDKKHYCVFCRRPQVKIARHLLRKHSDQEEVAAASALPTGSKQRHLLLEHLRCRGNYMHNIEVIRQGSGEIVPWRQPSEEVDARNYLPCPLCLGFFLRADLWKHQASCRKKLTTDPSRDPTSTTDPSRDPTSTADTTIDPSRDPTSTSDTTTDPSRNPTSTADTTTNPCTTDPSRDPTSTADTTTDPTGKSACDPADNGATEGAPSDPLGDKTTAHQTGTKRPVTSDPSVDQDVTCDPGGPELPRKRSRVQAAASRLLPISSGASESCSEVLHRMNQDHVSHQVKSDWLICKYGNKLMGNQDGSQRRYDYVSQKLRELGRFVLAAISLDSGVRTLQDLLAPGRLSLVLAAARKASGYRWSRPPLAVKTTLKTVCEIAIGESLQDGDWEAAAKTTDFYHLLGREWDNLGLLDPDHHTATSVEEAKLKKRSVQSISEKCKEPSDPRPEVPAQSSNRPLTSMIQIESRLQTPITVPVAPRKVRRRPWSSAEKEAVWRQLGVHVLVQSVPGKEICQRCLDLEPVLRGRHWKDIKNQVHNQIQSQKKQQFHAQMDLQDNQEQQEQIQNHKKQYQAQVDQHGTDHNQKNTQMDHQDQDNIQNQKKQQYHTQMDLEVQKKQLCHARIAHQDQIQIHKKQLYPMGEHRDTSVLTGPHYGSEGPHRAPGQSLLEREPGLSPYQLPHRTLGPHMDQLLSRTEWTDESLAQHYSVSRQLDRNLQPNPHSGHVHF